The following proteins are encoded in a genomic region of Alteromonadaceae bacterium 2753L.S.0a.02:
- a CDS encoding cell filamentation protein produces the protein MVDKYGTAVDPYTYKGTSTLINKLGIRDAKILAQAEQEFTELAASEIVFNDPPYNFQTLCDLHKLLFEDLYDWAGKIRTIDISKGSTRFCACEFVEREANKIFKRLEKENYLTGLGKTQFVKKLGEFNEFCLNISVSIAVLTLVFQAYL, from the coding sequence ATGGTTGATAAATATGGCACGGCGGTCGATCCATACACCTACAAAGGTACCAGCACTTTAATAAATAAGCTTGGTATTAGAGATGCTAAGATATTAGCGCAAGCAGAACAGGAGTTTACCGAACTCGCAGCTTCCGAAATTGTTTTTAATGATCCACCGTATAATTTTCAAACTTTATGCGACTTGCACAAATTGCTTTTTGAGGATTTGTATGACTGGGCCGGAAAAATACGAACTATAGACATATCTAAAGGTAGCACCCGATTTTGCGCCTGTGAGTTTGTTGAGCGGGAAGCAAATAAAATATTTAAAAGATTGGAAAAGGAAAACTACCTAACGGGCCTTGGCAAAACTCAGTTTGTGAAAAAATTGGGAGAGTTCAACGAATTCTGTTTGAACATATCTGTATCAATAGCGGTTTTAACCTTAGTCTTTCAGGCGTATCTGTAG
- a CDS encoding dipeptidyl aminopeptidase/acylaminoacyl peptidase — MDAKKLKIYFILVVLIISCQSYGAQLPVEAYAALPDVRSVIMSPDGKHLSSLVRIDLPDVKGTAVNIYALDSGKSSYPLLAKNETYSINWTTWANDEILLVSTSKPDSINLGIQHAVNVSKLLAVNITTGEVSNVLPTKLIRLMKKRRWFVLGQDDVIDLLPDDKNNILMEVAGSYYRVNIYNHTTKKIREPKKKLPGWETDQQGRLRIGYDWDDDKKWQHIYLCDINQKCKEKWNFGTDDINTVWPIGFDADPNILYYRAYHEGLFAVFKLDLRDDNKPGELVYSDPNYDVFGRLLYSKNNHKVVGITDGRDTPYTFWDDEYIALQKAINRQLPDTENYIYSFSDDETRYIVLATSDKESGVYYLGNRVDKSLKKIAYRYKHLTPDVLAVRQRIEYKSRDGLQIEAYLTLPKDKQAKKLPTLIIPHGGPQSRETDGFDLWSQFFANRGYAVLQMNFRGSTGKGLEFKKAGLKEWGRAMQDDIQDGAIALIEKGISDKDRICILGGSYGGYAALMGAVKTPDFYKCVVSFAGVTDMQKLASRSEYWRERVVSDEESVRAISPLHQYKKIKVPVLLVHGDEDRVVPVFHSRKMFKKLQSNNANVSYIELPGETHHLRNSENRIQTFKAFEKFLDEHLSVATPKESI; from the coding sequence ATGGATGCTAAAAAATTGAAAATCTACTTTATACTCGTCGTATTAATTATTTCTTGTCAGAGCTATGGGGCGCAACTTCCGGTTGAGGCTTATGCTGCGCTGCCGGATGTGCGAAGTGTAATCATGTCTCCCGACGGGAAGCATCTTTCTTCTTTGGTCAGAATCGACCTTCCGGATGTTAAAGGTACAGCCGTAAACATTTACGCGTTGGATTCTGGTAAGTCTAGCTATCCACTACTTGCAAAAAATGAAACCTATTCAATCAATTGGACGACCTGGGCCAACGATGAAATTCTGCTCGTAAGCACATCAAAGCCCGATAGCATAAATCTAGGAATTCAACATGCTGTCAACGTCAGTAAATTGCTTGCTGTAAACATTACTACCGGGGAGGTTAGTAATGTTTTACCCACAAAGCTGATAAGGCTTATGAAAAAAAGACGCTGGTTTGTTCTTGGCCAAGACGATGTAATCGACCTCTTACCGGATGATAAAAATAATATCCTAATGGAAGTTGCGGGAAGTTATTACCGAGTAAATATTTACAACCACACCACCAAAAAAATAAGGGAGCCCAAAAAGAAGCTCCCCGGATGGGAAACCGATCAGCAGGGCCGGTTACGAATTGGTTACGATTGGGATGACGATAAAAAATGGCAACATATTTATTTGTGTGATATCAACCAAAAATGCAAAGAGAAATGGAATTTTGGTACAGACGATATCAATACAGTGTGGCCAATAGGTTTCGATGCAGACCCCAATATTCTGTATTATCGAGCTTACCACGAGGGTTTGTTTGCCGTTTTTAAGCTTGATTTGCGTGACGATAACAAACCCGGCGAGCTTGTATATTCCGACCCAAACTACGACGTTTTCGGAAGATTACTCTATTCAAAGAATAACCACAAAGTAGTGGGTATAACAGACGGTAGAGATACGCCTTATACTTTCTGGGATGACGAATACATTGCTTTGCAAAAGGCGATTAATCGTCAACTCCCGGATACAGAAAACTATATTTACAGTTTTAGCGATGATGAAACTCGATACATTGTTCTTGCAACCAGCGATAAAGAATCTGGTGTTTACTACCTGGGTAACCGTGTAGATAAGTCATTAAAAAAAATTGCCTATCGTTACAAGCATCTTACTCCCGATGTGCTCGCTGTACGTCAAAGAATCGAATACAAATCCAGAGATGGTTTGCAGATAGAGGCGTATTTGACGCTTCCCAAAGACAAACAAGCGAAAAAGCTGCCGACTCTTATAATTCCGCACGGTGGGCCACAATCAAGAGAAACCGATGGCTTTGATCTGTGGTCTCAATTTTTTGCCAACCGAGGCTATGCCGTGTTGCAGATGAATTTTAGAGGATCAACAGGCAAGGGCCTGGAGTTTAAAAAAGCCGGCTTAAAGGAATGGGGGCGGGCGATGCAGGATGACATTCAAGACGGCGCAATTGCCCTCATAGAAAAGGGCATTAGCGATAAAGACAGAATTTGTATTCTGGGCGGAAGTTACGGAGGCTACGCTGCACTTATGGGTGCTGTAAAAACCCCCGATTTTTATAAATGTGTTGTTAGTTTTGCAGGCGTGACCGATATGCAAAAATTAGCCAGTCGTAGCGAATATTGGCGAGAGCGAGTGGTGAGTGATGAAGAAAGTGTTCGGGCTATCTCACCCTTACACCAATATAAGAAAATCAAAGTACCGGTTCTACTGGTTCATGGCGATGAAGATCGCGTGGTTCCGGTATTCCACAGTCGTAAAATGTTTAAAAAATTGCAAAGTAATAACGCCAATGTAAGCTATATTGAACTACCAGGGGAAACCCATCACCTGAGAAATAGTGAAAATAGAATTCAAACATTTAAGGCATTCGAGAAATTTTTAGATGAACATCTAAGCGTTGCCACCCCAAAAGAAAGCATTTAA